In Cryptomeria japonica chromosome 1, Sugi_1.0, whole genome shotgun sequence, the sequence taagcccttggtggttctgttgcgagttgcggatggagaaaagcccgcaatgggctacatatatgagggcatggatagggaaaaggagggcatcaaatccgtctatggaggagatgagagcaagtatggtcccatttgggagatcattgataggagatggcatcatcagcttcataggcccatccatgcagcaacctattatctgaatccggcattccattTTAGCCCTACTTTCAAGGTTGATGTGGAGGTCATTAATGGGCTAtactcaatcatggagaagatggcaccCGCTGGTTCTACTCAAACAGAGCTTAttcgagagctacagttgttctcaaatgcacaaggggagaccttctcctgtcctatcgccaaagaaagtaggacaactatgatgccaggtagaaataaattgtaaggcttaattctAGTTTTATTGTTTATCGTTAAATGAGTttatgagtgagactgattttatttatttttctcatttcaaactcaaataattggtggagcttttttggcccaatgACACCAAATCTTCAGAAGTTgtccattcgcatcttgagccaaccatgcaacgCATTTGGTTGTGAGCACAATTgaagtatgtttgagcacatacactccaagaggcgcaatagattatccatggagaagatgaatgatctcgtcttggatcactacaacctccgcctgagaatgagaaagaatgcattagctgacatctctcctatcattctagatgaggttgatcctgaTGTAGAGTGGGCCAGTGAGACAGATCCTGTGactgtctttagtgatgatgacactgattggatcgaccaggtagatatagaggctgaggctgtagccatggtagaggaggagcagagagcacgagcagagacaggagattcagaagcagatagtgacacagatgttcctgatgttggtgagcatggcatggtgtcacggggagcggctatggttgttgaatcatccaagacctaccttagacgccttcgcagggggccaggaCCAAAGGGTGcacgctcctctgagccataggcttgtagttgtatttacctttggtatttgtatggaacatttgatgatgatcatatgatgacatggagtttttattccatgagttttgtaatattgtatacatttgacaatatttatatatctatgtttgttatttccttcagctacaatttgcatttatgcttatgtgattgatgtatacttgtgtatgtaatcaaatgagccgagtttgatgatgttattgtgtctttaaagtgtattcaataaagggtgcatgaaacaagttttaaatctttaaaatctCTAAACTTCTTGAGTTTTTCGCTTTCCCGAGTCCAGCTGAGTCTGACTCCAAGTCCCGAGTCcaagtccgagtcggccttgccgagttcgagtcccgtttctttggttatGATGGTGTTCATTATGATATGAAAATTCTTTGCATACCCCTTGGAAGATTGCACCGGTCGTGTGGAGTAGATGTTGAGCTTGGTGAAGCAGAACTTGGTTAATGTAGAATTTGTCCATTGGAGCACTATCCATTTatatcattgtccttaggagtagaatagactctctaaccctttcccctttttaCTTTCAGTATATTTCTGGTTCGTTCGAAGAGAGAGGCATCACAAAATTGCAATATCTGATGATCAAGTTCCActgcaaagaagtgaaagaatgatccaaatATAAGTCCCTTTGTGTTACCAGCATATTACATCAGGCCAAATGAGCTCGTATCCAACTTAAAGTCACAAGTTCGCAGTAGAAACCTTGGAGTGGCCTCTATGATCTTCACAATATTAGCATACAAGGGGTCTTTGCTCAAAAGGATAGAGTGTTCTTTGGcactttattctgtgttggtgtggtcataaaacacccaTTAACAGGACCAATTGTAACTCTAATTTGATTAGCAATCACACTTGTTAGGGAGCCACCTTAGATGAATGTATCAATAACCTCCCTAATGCATAGAAGAGTACTAACTGATATATGATATTTGCCAAAGGTATATAAATCTGCTAAATATTAACAAATGCTTTGATTCTTATTAATATTACTATAACTGAGTTTCTGATCTGCAGAGTAATTGCACATATTAATAAGGCTGTGGACCTTTCTTTTTATATGAAGGAATAGAGATCCGAATTCTTGCAATGATCTGATCACTTTTCCTGAATTATGTCCTTATAACCATGAGTTGAGTAGTTATGGATCTGATTGTATATGAAAGAATAGAAGTCCGTATTCTTGATTGCCCTTCCTGAGTAATTTCCTTATAATCATACGATTTCCTTGATGCTGTCTCTGCTTAATATACTCTTTGTCCATGCATCCATAGCCATGCAAATGGTGATAATGTACCCCCAATTACCTGGCAGATCGTAGGCTCTATGAGCACGCTTGATCTGGGTTATCAAATAATATCAAGTCTTCCATGCTTTCTTGGTGAGCCACGATTCTCCTTTAATATCCATCAAATGGACATGATGTGATAAATTGTATCTCCCAACAGCCACCTCCCTTACCAAACAATCTTAATTAGTCTAAATTGATTATTAATTTGTTTGACCAAACATATCCTTTTCTAAGCAAACCTCTTTTGAAATTGCCCCTCCTTATTGCTTGTTCCCAGCATGCACTTAgtatgatattattattattcctTAGAGCAATTGCAAATCAGGAGGGTTATTTCACACCACCTCTAGATCCATCCTCAAACTTTCTGCTAAGATTACAAATCCCTAATATACCAATTTTGTCTTCATGAGACTATGCATTTTGACATTAATCAACCACTTTCCCTCTCATTGTCTTTTGAACACTACTTTGATATGCTATAGATGGTTTGTTTTAATGTTATTAAAAAATCTAggcataaaaataattaattacaaatttGCCCAAATACtgcttcaatacctcattcatcaatcttaCAAATGTGCTCAGTGAGTTGGTCAACCCAAGAGCCATAATGAACCACTCAGACAATTCTTCCTTCATCTGAATAGAGACTTCCATTCATCTCCTCTAATTTTGATACAATGATAgaactcttcaaatcaatcttggtatAATACTTTGTGCCACTCAGACAATCCCTCAAATCATCTGTCCTACACAATTGGCATCTATACTTGATCGTGATCTTATTAACTACTCAAGTCTATACACAGTTTCCACTCACCTCCTTTCTTTGGTGCTAGTACTGCCAACACCACAGATGAGTGTAAACCTTTTCTAATCAACTTCTTAGTTACTCTTGCACTTGTTTGTCCAACTCTTCATTCTTTGCTAGTGTCATTTTATGTACAATCTCATTTTGTAAACTTGCTATtgggatcaaattcatttgatgacTAATGCTCCTCACTGGAGGTAATTCATCTAGGAATTGTATGTATTTATCCATTTTGTTGTCTTACCAATAACAAAGTTGCATAAGAAATGGTGTAGTGGCGTGAGAGTCATGTCCAAGTCTTTACTAATCATGGACTTTATTTTCATAGTTTCCTTGCCTATCAATTAagatcatgctaggataatcatgtaAACGGTAAAATTACAcaattattcatttttttgttgatgtttaATACATATTACTCCACCTTTATCACATGATATGTTCAATGTTTCTTCTGATATTATATTCACATGTTCAGCTACGCTTGAAGTTATTGTTGATTGCACCAGTTAAACTCATGGTGTTATCCATCAGTTTGATTCCAGATTTTGTTCACAATGGTTAATGTGCCATTTTGTCCTCATTGCAGTGATCCTCAGTCCTTAAATTTGTTGAGTTTGTATCTCAGTTAAGCTGATTTCCTAGGCTTAAAATCTCTGGTTTATACAGATCTTGTGTATGTAGCTTGGCAATTTTATTTACTTATTCTTAGTAACCAGATTTGTGACCGTATAATCACAGTAGTTCCGAAAACAATGCTAGACCGGCTAATGAATTTGGTGACA encodes:
- the LOC131065704 gene encoding uncharacterized protein LOC131065704; the protein is MLRCKSALRRMIVGEEWSSSSYVATPVGKDTVDCIFDEEDFWIPCDEIVKFVKPLVVLLRVADGEKPAMGYIYEGMDREKEGIKSVYGGDESKYGPIWEIIDRRWHHQLHRPIHAATYYLNPAFHFSPTFKVDVEVINGLYSIMEKMAPAGSTQTELIRELQLFSNAQGETFSCPIAKESRTTMMPGRNKL